A segment of the Butyrivibrio fibrisolvens genome:
CGAATATTCCTGTTAGTGTTATGTTGTAGATCTTGCTGTCTTTCTTTTTCATAATGGCTCCTCACTTTTTTATCTACTTAATTAGCATCTTTAGATTCTTTTCGTATTCAACACCGCAGTTTGGCGATGTTCCTATAGGTGTATCCATAACAGAAGCGTAAATAAATCTGCTTGCATTATCAGCAGCTTCAAAAGCATTTTTTCCGGAAATATAAGTGCCAAGAAATGCTGCTGCAAAAAGATCCCCCGTCCCGGAATAATGAACGCCGTTACTCTTGGAAGAAATGATCCTGCTTACGCCTTTTTCCAAAATGAAATTTCCGACTTCCCCGTTTTCTTCCATGGGAATACCGGTTACGGCAACTGTCTTTCCGAGATCGCCTCCGACCGCCATGGATAGCTGGAAGACTTCACTTATTAACCTGTCGCCTCTAAGGTTCATTATTGTTTCAGGGTTTTCATCTGCAAGGAGTATAAGCTCTGTCAGATTTGGAGTAATGATATCCGCAGCTTTGGTCATCTTTCGTATGGTATGAAGAAGGTCATCTGAGTAGTTTTTGTAGGTCCTTCCATCATCGCCCATTACTGGATCCACAAGTACTGTCGTGTCTTTGGTCTTGAACTGTTTTATAAACTCAAGAGAGTTTTGGGCCTGGAGACTGCTCATCATGAATCCTGTGATGATCCCATCAAAGGTTTCTTCCTGCTTTTTCCACTGAATGGTGTATTCAGGGATGATGCCTGTCAGATCCTTGCTGTAATAGGACGGATAACCTGTTTGAGCACTAAGTACGGCAGTTGGTATGGGACAACACTGAATTCCCATTGCTGATAAAACTGTCATATCGGCGACCAGAGAACACTTGCCAAAACCGGAGAGATCGTTTATTGCTGCGACTTTCATAGATTCTTTACTCCTTTACCGCTTTGCTATAACAAACAATATACTCTCTAAATTGGTATTACCAAAATGTTCAGTTTTGAATATTTTATTAATACCAGTTTGGACCTGTGCTTTACAAAGCCGCAATTTTACTAGTACAATTGATATTGTTGTAAAAAGTGAAGAAATAACTATGTTTTGGGATATAGACTGATAGATGATTACTTGGTAAGGGAGTTTTTTTTAGGTAAATGAAGATAGGCGTAATTTCAGATATACATAGTAACATTGTGGCTTTTAAGGCCTGCACCAAGTATATGGAAGAGCAGGGATGCGTTTTGATTATTTTCCCTATCAGATATCTGATTCTGATTTGAATCTGGATGCTGTAAGCCTTCTTGAAAAGTGGAAGCCGCAGATAGAGCTGTGGCAGGTTTTGGTCCAGATGAATGAACTTCAGATGGATTCAGAGTGTCTTTATCGTCCTTTTGGAACTCTTAGCTTTGGTGAACGTACCAGAGTCAAATCTTATGAGACACGTATTGAACGAGAGATTGAGGAAAAAGAGGGACTGCTACAGGATATCGAGACGGTGACTGATCTTAAGATACAGCCTCTTAGATTCCATAAGGAAGTTCTGATAAGTGCATATGATCTGGGACTACGATACGAGGGCTCAGAAAAAGAAGGTTCTCATAGCGGCTAGCCTCATAACGCCGGCACATTTATATATCTGGGATGAACCTTTGAATTTTATAGATGTCTTTTCAAGGATGCAGATTGAAAAACTGATCTTACAATACGAGCCTACTATGCTGCTTGTGGAGCATGATGTTCGCTTTCAGGAGAAGGTGGGGACTAGCGTTGTTAGAATTGGATGAGCCCTATCATGCAACCACGGTTTAGGGGAGAGTTAGAATATGAAAAGAAAATCAGTTAATCCGACGTATTCAATGTGTGTACAGCCGGCCTTTATCATTGGTACAAAAAATGAAGATGGTACAGATAATGCAAAGAAACTGTATGACTTAAAAGAACATGAACTGAGTCAAATCCCTGGACATGAAGGTGGCCGCAATCTTGTTTACATATGCGTTAAAAGAGGCGAGCCTGAATATGTATTGAGAATCGGGGGTGCAGAAGGCAGAAAAGCAGAAGACTATCTGGCTGAGGCAGAGTTTGTGCACTATCTCGCAGAAGGCGGCGCGCCAGTAGTGGATGTGATTCCTTCTATAAACGGAAAACTTGTCGAATCTTTTTCACAGGATGGAAAAGACTATTTTGTGATGCTGTTTTCTTATGCCAAGGGAATGCTTATCTCTGACAATGGATACAGGTACAGAGATGGAGCACCACTTGAGGAGTACTTCTATAATACTGGAAAAGCGCTTGGTGCCATTCACAGATTGTCCAAGGTATACAAGCCCGTTAACAGAAGGTTTGAGTTCTTTGATAAATACAATCGTGAGTATATCGATGAGTTAATACCTGATGAATACGAAGAGCTGAAAAAAGAAATCAAAGAGCACTTGGAATTGTTCCATGGGCTCCCTGTGAACGAGCGGGTTTACGGGCTTGTGCACTTCGATTTTAGCGATGGTAATTATCATATAGACATGAATACCGGAGACATCACAGTATTTGATTTTGATAATTGTATGTACTGTTGGTATATGTTTGATCTTGCCAATCTTTGGATTCATGGAACCGGATGGTTTCAAAATGAGCCAGATCCAGAGAAACGTATGGCGGGAATGAAAGGCTATTTTGATACGGTGCTGGATGGATACAGGAGCGAAACAGATATTTCCGACGAGGAGCTTTCTAAGCTGCAACTGTTCCTTGATATGGTACTGATCGAGAACATAGTTGATGAATTTGAGTGTAGTAAGCGTGAAGGAGAAGAACCAGATCCTGAAGATATAGATGAGTTGTCTGCAAGGTGGGGGCAGTTGTTGTGGTGATTATGACTAAGGAGATTTTTGTGAAGAAAAGACATTTGGTAGTAGCAGTGCTCATGATGATCATGGTATTGGCAGGTTGTGGATTGTTAAGCGGATCAGAAGAAGCTGGTACTGGTGGCGCTGATGGGCCAACATCCGTATTTGTTGCGGAAAAGATTAGTTCTGACAGCTATACGCAGATTGATCAGGATACAGCAAAAATTATGATGGAGCTTGATGATGGACATGTGGTTGTTGATGTTAGAAGGTTGGATGAGTTTGCTGAAGGGCACATCCCAGGTGCTATATGTATTCCGAACGAGAGCATAATCGATACACCGCCTGCAGAATTGCCAGATCTGGATCAGATTATTCTTATATATTGCAGAAGTGGAAGGCGAAGTAAGGAAGCTGCGCAGAAATTATATGATATGGGTTATACCAATGTATATGAATTTGGTGGAATTATTGACTGGACCGGAGAGATTGTTACAGAGTAACCTTTTAGATACAGATCCTATCGATGAAGAGCATGGTATTTTAGATATGGAATTTATCATAGGCAAGTGTAAAGAAGTATTTGATGAATATCCTGTCAATTATTGCATTTTGTTTGGTTCTTATGCAAAAGGAAAAGCCAACGAGTCCAGCGATCTTGATTTTCTTATCTCAACTGATGTTAAGGGGCTGAAATTTTATGGCCTTGTCGAGAAATTAAGAACGACATTGCATAAAAGAGTAGATGTCCTTATTTGGATCAGCTTAAAGATAATCTGGAACTTACGAATGAAATATTAAGGGACGGAATTAGAATTTATGGATAATATAAAAAATGATCATTATTATCTTGAAAAGATATCGCATTTATAGTAATTCACATGAAGGATGTAGATTTACAGGGGCTAAATGAAAACGAAGTCCTTCTTGATTCAATGCTCTTTAGAATGATTCAGATTTCTGAAAATGCTAAGAAGCTATCACTGGAGTATAGGCTGAAAATAGTAAAATTCCGTGGGATGCAATGTCGGGGCTTAGAAATCGGATAGTACATGATTACGGAAATGTGGATCTTGAGATTGTGTATGAAACGCTTAAATACGATATTCCGGAGCTTATGGAGCAATTAAAAGACAACTAGATATAACGTTGTTTAAAGGAAGGCTGTCACGGCAGAATTTAATTACATCATCAATTGCTTAATTGCATCATTTTAACAAATTTGATGCAATTAACGTTGGCAATGAGTATTATGAGTGTTATTATTTAACACGCCGTGAACACTCCTTTGATGCTCTCCAAGATTGTGGATGCTATGGACGAGATATATTCCATGATGGAGGAACTTCACCAGACCGATATTCGTGGGGATGTATATGAGTACCTTCTTTCTAAGATTGCTCAGTCTGGCGTTAACGGCCAGTTCAGAACCCCGAGACACATCATCCGTATGATGGTGGAGATGATGGATCCGAAACCTATGGACTTTATCTGCGACCCAGCTTGCGGAACTTCAGGCTTCCTTGTAACCAGCGGAGATTACTTAAGAGAAAAATACAAGAAGTCTAATATCAAAGGATTATGGAAATAGTCGTCTAAACATGTTATAATCCAAAACCGTATATTGCTACTTGTGTCAAGGGAAATCCAATATTTTGTAGTTTTTTTCTGATGCAAGATGTAATTCAAATGTATGGATCACAAAAGTGAACATCGTTCAATAATTTTTTAGGAGAGAACATGATTTCTGTATCAGATTTACAAACAATTAAAGAATTATTCAAGGAAAAAGGATGTGGGGAAGGTCTTATTCTGGCAACGTACAAGCAGGGAGCAAAAAATAGTGGTCTCGTAGGGGGAATGTTATATTCATACTATGGACTTATGTTAAATGTTACTTCAAATGGAATAGGTGTATTCTATATTGAAAACAAAGATCCAGCAGCTGCAATTTTGACAATGAACTTTAAGAAAGCAACGATTAAAGAAGATTCATACTTCTTTATACCAAAAGATGAGATTGTAAGTCTTAAGGTGAAAAATTACAATCCTCTGAATAAAAAGATTAAACTTATCCAGATTGCGCTGAATAATGGGATGGTTCATTACTTGCAGGCAGTTGTTAATGATAAAGTAGCAACCTATAATTCTGAGTCAGTAGAAAAGTTTTTTGAAGCTTATAAGTAGATTCTTTTGTAAAGGCATTAAAAAGTATATTCAGGATTATCCTATCAGAATATCTCTGAATCACAAAAACCGCCTTACTACTTTTTGACTACTTTTCATGTCCATGATTTTCCCAGATATTCGTAGTTATTACACAAACTGTGATATTATAGTTCTGTCACCATGATATATGAACACAATTTTTATCCCGCAACGGTGCGCATTCCAGGGAATAACTAAGAATTACAAGGAGTCAAAATTTATGATAAATATTCTTTTCGTATGTCACGGCAACATCTGCCGTTCACCAATGGGCGAATACCTTCTTCGCGATATCGCATCAAGAAAAGGCTGGACTGAAGCTGACATCCACATAGAATCAGCTGCGACCAGTACAGAAGAGATAGGCAATCATGTATATCCGCCTGTAAAGAAACTTCTTGAAGATCATGGCATTAACTGCAGCAAAAAAAGAGCAAGAAGAATTAAACACGACGAGTACTGGAACTGGGATTATATCATTGCATTCGATAATGAGAATGTAAGAGAGATAGCAAGAATCTGTGGTCCCGATATAGGCCACAAAGTTCATCTTCTAAAGAGCTACACAGGCGATAGCGGCGAGATCGCAGATCCCTGGTACACAAGAGATTTCCAGACCTGCTATGACGAAACCTACGCCGGCTGCGAAGAACTACTTAAAGTTCTGACTAGGTGAAGTACCAAAATTAGATGATATATAAGACAGGCAGTTTATTAAGTATTTTAGCGCTCTTTGAGAAGGATATAAAATTCAAGAGCTTGATAGATAAAGTATTATATTCTGTTTGGGATTCACATGTTTGAGCGAAGCGAGTTTGAATCCCAGAATATAATACTTTAGATATTAAGCCTTGAATTTATATCATTCGAAAGAGCGCTAAAATACTTAATAAACTGCCTGTCTTCAGTATACGGTAATTTTAGTTTCTTGCACTTGTACGATACTGTACAGGTGTCATTCCGTATTTTTTCTTAAAGAGTCTGTTGAAGTGTTCCACGTTCTGGTAGCCGGATGCTTCTGCGACTCGTTCAACTTTCATATTTCCGTTCTTTAGCAGTGTAGAAGCTTTCTTAAGCCTTACCTGTTTCAAGTTCTCACCAAATGTCTTGCCGCTCTTTTCCTTGATGTATTTGGAAAGGTATGGCTTTGAGAGATAGAACTTATGGGAGAGATCTTCAAGTGTTACTGTGAGGAAGTTCTCCTGGATATAGTTGATGATAGCGTTGATTCGCTCATCCTTGTTGCTGAGGAGTTCTTTGATCTGTTCGAGCTGATTTACTGCTACGCACAGAGCGTTGATGGATGAACGGATGATATCTTCATCGCTGCCTACGCCCCAGTAAGTCTGGTTATCCTTGGTGATACCAACATATGCGATAGCCTTGGAAGATGAACCCTTTGAAAGAGCGTGCTCTTCGTAGGTTGAAAGTTCGTAGGTTATATCAAAGTACTGCTTGAGGCCATTACTTACAGCATCGAGACGACCGTTACCTGAAGCTTCGATAACATGCTCTTTTCCTCCATGAAGGATAGTGATCTCTGCAAGGATGCCTTCGCCCTGTTTGAAGTGACATTCAATGATCTGGAATACGCCGGCGCCTCTGACATATTTGGAATCGAACTCTTCCTTGATACGCTCAGGTGTAAGCTCTGCGTGCTCTCTGTCTGAGATGCCTTTCATTGTGTAGCTGACATCAGGCTGCATTTCCTTAGGAATAGTAAGGCCGTATTTGGTCTTAAGGATGAAGCTTACGCCACCCTTACCTGACTGGGAATTGATCCTGATAACGTCGCCTTCGTACTTTCTGCCAAGATCCTGAGGATCGATCGGAAGATAAGGAACGGTCCAGAAGCCATTGTCCTTACCTTCTGTATGCCAGTTAAAGCCCTTGGAGATAGCATCCTGGTGAGAACCTGAGAATGCGGTGAATACAAGAGCACCGGCATAAGGTGTACGCTCGTGGATGTGCATTCCTGTAAGTCTTTCATAGGTTTCGCCCACTTCCTGAATGTTTGAGAAGTCAAGAAGAGGATCAATACCATGGGAAAACATGTTTACAGCAAGTGTTACGATATCGACATTACCTGTACGTTCGCCGTTACCAAAGAGTGTACCTTCGATACGGTCAGCGCCTGCAAGCATGCCAAGTTCAGCATCACTTACACCGCTTCCTCTGTCGTTGTGAGGATGGAGTGATAATGTAACGCTGTCGCGATATTTGAGGTTCTTATGAATATATTCAACCTGAGTTGCGAATACATGAGGCATTGCAATTTCAACTGTTGTAGGAATGTTGATAATGACCTTGTGATCCGGAGTTGGCTTCCAGACGTCAAGTACGGCATTACATACGTCGACGGCATAGTCGACTTCTGTTCCCGGGAATGACTCAGGAGAGTATTCAAAAGAGAAGTTGCCTTCAGTTTCCTTGGTGAGCTTATCAAGAAGCTTAGCGCCTTCAACAGCGATCTTCATGATCTCATCCTTATCCTTATGGAAGACCTGCTCACGCTGAGCTACAGATGTTGAATTGTAGAGGTGGATGATAGCACGTGGAGCGCCTTTTACAGCTTCGAAAGTCTTCTGTATGATATGCTCTCTTGCCTGTGTGAGAACCTGAATAGTAACATCTTCAGGGATCATGTTCTTCTCGATAAGAGTTCTTGCGAATTCAAACTCTGTGTCCGATGCTGCCGGGAAGCCGATCTCTATCTCCTTGAAGCCAAGCTTTACGAGCATTGTGAAGAACTCAAGCTTTTCTTCAAGACTCATGGGCTCTATCAGGGCCTGGTTACCATCGCGAAGATCTACGCTGCACCAGATTGGAGGATGATCGAGATAGTCCTTTTTGACCCAATCGTAGGTGCATGTCGGTGGCATGAAATACTGTTTCTGGTACTTCTGATAATTTTTCATAATAATACTGCTCCTCCATAATCTGGCTATGCTAAAAACATTTATTTTAAGGCGTTTATAGTCTTGTTTCTTGATGTTTCTTATACATACATCGGAACGTAATGTTATTTTTATAATAATTAATTTGATAAAACTTATCTTAGCACATAAAAATAAATAATATAGTGATATATTTAATCACTTTGGTTGATATTTTTTAACATGATTTTAAATTGGTTAAAAAAGAAACTGCTATTTGTTTAAAGGCGTGTATGTGTGGGTGTTATAAGGTTTTGACATAAACTACTAATTGAGGTAGTATATTAACTCGGCCCTGACGCTATATAAGTCCCACAGGGAAGCATTTTGTGGTATTATATAAGTGCTTTTTTGTGGCTTTGGGGGCGATATTTATATGATCACGATATTCATGGCAGATGCTATAAATATAGATATCGATGATCAGGCAGATAGGAGATTTCTTATTATGGAAAAAAATTATGACGTTATCATTGTCGGAGCAGGCCCTGGCGGAATTTTCTGCGCTTATGAGCTTAAAGAAAAAAGACCCGACATGAAGATTCTTCTTATAGAGAAAGGACGCAGCATTGAAAAGCGTCAGTGTCCTAAGCGTGTAACCGGAGTTTGTGCTCATTGCCAGCCTTGTTCTATTACAACAGGATTTGCAGGTGCAGGTGCATTCTCTGATGGTAAATTATCTCTTTCACCTGATGTAGGTGGTACTCTTCCTGATATTCTTGGCTATGATGAAGCTACCAAGCTTATTCATGAGTCTGATGAAATATATCTTAAATTCGGTGCAGACAAGAGCGTATATGGTGTTGACAAGGCAGCAGAGATCCGTGAGATCAGAAGAAAGGCTATCAACGCTAACCTTAAGCTTGTTGAATGCCCTATCCGTCATCTTGGAACAGAAGAGGGATATAAGATCTATGGTCTTTTACAGAAGCACCTTGAAGAGGTTGGCGTAGATCTTCTTTTCAATAGTCCTGTAGCATCTCTTGGTATCGAGAATGGTCAGGTTACAAGTGTTACTACAGAAAAGGGTGAGACATTCTGCTCAGACAGAGTTGTTATCGCTGTTGGCCGTGACGGCGCTGACTGGTTCAAGGATCTTTGCCATGAAGTTGGTATCGAGACTAAGCCTGGAACAGTTGACGTTGGTGTCAGAGTAGAGGTTCGTGATGAAGTAATGCAGTTCCTTAACGAGAACCTGTATGAAGCTAAGCTCATCTATCACACACCTACATTTGATGATAAGGTTCGTACATTCTGTACTAATCCTTCAGGTGAGGTTGCTACAGAGTACTATGACAACAACCTTGCTGTAGTTAACGGACATGCATATAAGGCTCAGGAGTACAAGACTAACAATACTAACTTTGCTCTTCTTGTATCCAAGAATTTCACAAAGCCTTTCAATACTCCTATTGAATATGGTAAGCAGATCGCACAGCTTTCAAACATGCTCTGCGGCGGCAAGATCCTTGTTCAGACATACGGCGATTTCAAGCGTGGAAGACGTACAACAGATGAGCGTCTTTGCAGAAATAACCTGATTCCTACACTTAAGGATGCAGTACCTGGAGACCTTTCCCTGGTATTCCCTCACAGAATCATGGTGGATCTTGATGAGATGATCCAGGCACTTGATAAGGTTACTCCCGGTATCGCTTCAGAAGAGACTCTTATGTATGGTGTTGAAGTTAAGTTCTATTCCAACAAGGTTATCGTTGATAAGAACTTCGAGACAAGCATTAAGGGACTTCATGCAATCGGTGACGGCGCAGGTGTTACAAGAGGCCTTCAGCAGGCCAGTGCTAACGGTATAAGCGTTGCCAGAAGCATTCTTGCAGCAAAAGAAGGAAACTGATAACTTGTATATTTTTTGAATTTGAATCATAGAACTGGTAATGCAGTAATCTATCATTTAATTTGAGACTATAGAATATGACTTTTTGGCAGAAGCTTTTTTCTCACAAAAATAAAATAAATACAGTTGTAATATGTGTATTGGCATGCCTTGCTTTAAGCGGGTGTGCCAATCCTTTTAAAGGTGGCAAAGACAGTATCAGCGTAGTTCTTACAACAGGCTTTGCTGAGGATGAGGTCTTTCGTATCGAGGATATTTCCTGCAGTCTTGCTGAGGTTGAACTATACCTTGTGAATACTCAGAATTCATATCAGAGTACACTTGGAGGCAGTATCTGGGACGCTGATCCGGGACTTACTGAGAGCCTTAAGACTTCATGCCTTGCCCGCCTTGCCCAGATCAAGACCATGGTCCTTCTTGCACAACATAATGGCATAATGCTTGATGATTCTGAGAAAAAAGCTGCTCAGAATGCTGCAAAAGAGTATTATGAATCTTTGTCTGAAGCAGATATCAAAGCAATGGACAATGTGACCTGCGATACCATTCAGACTCTTTATGAGGAACAGGCACTTGCAGGTAAGCTTTATGAGTACACTATCAGGGATATAAATCCTGAAGTAAGTGATGATGAAGCCAGAACCCTTACGGTTCAGCAGATACTTCTTAAGACTTACGAGACGGATGATTCAGGTAACAGAACCGAGATGTCTACAGATAGTAAAGCCAAGGTTTACTCAAAAATGAAGGAAATTCAGGCACAGCTTGATGAGGGTGCATCTTTTGAAAGCATGGTTGAGACTTACAATGAAGCTGAAGAAGGCACTGTTTCCTTTGGAAAAGGCGAAGTTGATGTAAATCTTGAGACGGTTGCTTTTAATCTGTCAACAGACCAGATTTCAGATATAATAGAAACAGAAGATGGTTACATGCTCATAAAGTGTGTTACAACCTTTGACAAAGAAGAAACAGAACTCAATAAAGTTCGAATTGCAGAGGAACGCAGAAGTCAGGCCTTTGCAGAAGAGTATGATGAGTTTGCCAAGGGTCTTACCAGAGAGATCAACAGTCAGCTTTGGGACAGTATCACACTCTGTGATGATCCGGAAGTTACGACCAAAGATTTTTTTGATATATACAATAAGTATTTTGAGGATTAGGTGACATGGGTAAGAGGGAAACCTGGGTAGATTGCATAAAAGTT
Coding sequences within it:
- a CDS encoding bifunctional hydroxymethylpyrimidine kinase/phosphomethylpyrimidine kinase; this translates as MKVAAINDLSGFGKCSLVADMTVLSAMGIQCCPIPTAVLSAQTGYPSYYSKDLTGIIPEYTIQWKKQEETFDGIITGFMMSSLQAQNSLEFIKQFKTKDTTVLVDPVMGDDGRTYKNYSDDLLHTIRKMTKAADIITPNLTELILLADENPETIMNLRGDRLISEVFQLSMAVGGDLGKTVAVTGIPMEENGEVGNFILEKGVSRIISSKSNGVHYSGTGDLFAAAFLGTYISGKNAFEAADNASRFIYASVMDTPIGTSPNCGVEYEKNLKMLIK
- a CDS encoding phosphotransferase — protein: MKRKSVNPTYSMCVQPAFIIGTKNEDGTDNAKKLYDLKEHELSQIPGHEGGRNLVYICVKRGEPEYVLRIGGAEGRKAEDYLAEAEFVHYLAEGGAPVVDVIPSINGKLVESFSQDGKDYFVMLFSYAKGMLISDNGYRYRDGAPLEEYFYNTGKALGAIHRLSKVYKPVNRRFEFFDKYNREYIDELIPDEYEELKKEIKEHLELFHGLPVNERVYGLVHFDFSDGNYHIDMNTGDITVFDFDNCMYCWYMFDLANLWIHGTGWFQNEPDPEKRMAGMKGYFDTVLDGYRSETDISDEELSKLQLFLDMVLIENIVDEFECSKREGEEPDPEDIDELSARWGQLLW
- a CDS encoding rhodanese-like domain-containing protein, coding for MKKRHLVVAVLMMIMVLAGCGLLSGSEEAGTGGADGPTSVFVAEKISSDSYTQIDQDTAKIMMELDDGHVVVDVRRLDEFAEGHIPGAICIPNESIIDTPPAELPDLDQIILIYCRSGRRSKEAAQKLYDMGYTNVYEFGGIIDWTGEIVTE
- a CDS encoding nucleotidyltransferase domain-containing protein, producing MLQSNLLDTDPIDEEHGILDMEFIIGKCKEVFDEYPVNYCILFGSYAKGKANESSDLDFLISTDVKGLKFYGLVEKLRTTLHKRVDVLIWISLKIIWNLRMKY
- a CDS encoding HepT-like ribonuclease domain-containing protein, translated to MSGLRNRIVHDYGNVDLEIVYETLKYDIPELMEQLKDN
- a CDS encoding low molecular weight protein-tyrosine-phosphatase → MINILFVCHGNICRSPMGEYLLRDIASRKGWTEADIHIESAATSTEEIGNHVYPPVKKLLEDHGINCSKKRARRIKHDEYWNWDYIIAFDNENVREIARICGPDIGHKVHLLKSYTGDSGEIADPWYTRDFQTCYDETYAGCEELLKVLTR
- a CDS encoding 2-isopropylmalate synthase; this encodes MKNYQKYQKQYFMPPTCTYDWVKKDYLDHPPIWCSVDLRDGNQALIEPMSLEEKLEFFTMLVKLGFKEIEIGFPAASDTEFEFARTLIEKNMIPEDVTIQVLTQAREHIIQKTFEAVKGAPRAIIHLYNSTSVAQREQVFHKDKDEIMKIAVEGAKLLDKLTKETEGNFSFEYSPESFPGTEVDYAVDVCNAVLDVWKPTPDHKVIINIPTTVEIAMPHVFATQVEYIHKNLKYRDSVTLSLHPHNDRGSGVSDAELGMLAGADRIEGTLFGNGERTGNVDIVTLAVNMFSHGIDPLLDFSNIQEVGETYERLTGMHIHERTPYAGALVFTAFSGSHQDAISKGFNWHTEGKDNGFWTVPYLPIDPQDLGRKYEGDVIRINSQSGKGGVSFILKTKYGLTIPKEMQPDVSYTMKGISDREHAELTPERIKEEFDSKYVRGAGVFQIIECHFKQGEGILAEITILHGGKEHVIEASGNGRLDAVSNGLKQYFDITYELSTYEEHALSKGSSSKAIAYVGITKDNQTYWGVGSDEDIIRSSINALCVAVNQLEQIKELLSNKDERINAIINYIQENFLTVTLEDLSHKFYLSKPYLSKYIKEKSGKTFGENLKQVRLKKASTLLKNGNMKVERVAEASGYQNVEHFNRLFKKKYGMTPVQYRTSARN
- a CDS encoding NAD(P)/FAD-dependent oxidoreductase, which codes for MEKNYDVIIVGAGPGGIFCAYELKEKRPDMKILLIEKGRSIEKRQCPKRVTGVCAHCQPCSITTGFAGAGAFSDGKLSLSPDVGGTLPDILGYDEATKLIHESDEIYLKFGADKSVYGVDKAAEIREIRRKAINANLKLVECPIRHLGTEEGYKIYGLLQKHLEEVGVDLLFNSPVASLGIENGQVTSVTTEKGETFCSDRVVIAVGRDGADWFKDLCHEVGIETKPGTVDVGVRVEVRDEVMQFLNENLYEAKLIYHTPTFDDKVRTFCTNPSGEVATEYYDNNLAVVNGHAYKAQEYKTNNTNFALLVSKNFTKPFNTPIEYGKQIAQLSNMLCGGKILVQTYGDFKRGRRTTDERLCRNNLIPTLKDAVPGDLSLVFPHRIMVDLDEMIQALDKVTPGIASEETLMYGVEVKFYSNKVIVDKNFETSIKGLHAIGDGAGVTRGLQQASANGISVARSILAAKEGN
- a CDS encoding peptidylprolyl isomerase, giving the protein MTFWQKLFSHKNKINTVVICVLACLALSGCANPFKGGKDSISVVLTTGFAEDEVFRIEDISCSLAEVELYLVNTQNSYQSTLGGSIWDADPGLTESLKTSCLARLAQIKTMVLLAQHNGIMLDDSEKKAAQNAAKEYYESLSEADIKAMDNVTCDTIQTLYEEQALAGKLYEYTIRDINPEVSDDEARTLTVQQILLKTYETDDSGNRTEMSTDSKAKVYSKMKEIQAQLDEGASFESMVETYNEAEEGTVSFGKGEVDVNLETVAFNLSTDQISDIIETEDGYMLIKCVTTFDKEETELNKVRIAEERRSQAFAEEYDEFAKGLTREINSQLWDSITLCDDPEVTTKDFFDIYNKYFED